The genomic interval ACGGTAAAATGTGAAGGCTGTCTGTGATTGTGACAGATGGAACGTAACTtaaaataattcacacacaacacCATCAATAACCACTGGTAAACAGTGGAAACGGTACAATTAAATATGATCCTGCTGGTGTCGAGTACATCAAGGAGAGAACCACCTCCATCAGAGCATGTGGGCATCATCTCAGACACCGTGCTAATGACTCTCGCTGTCCAGGTGCTATGGACTGGAGGACTTGGCGCGTGTCTGTGACCATCACACGTCACAGAGAGGTGCAGCTTTGCCGCTGGTGCAAAAGGAGTGGATGCTGTGGGATTTCCACCCGCTCAAGAGAGTGCTCGCACTTTAGGGAAATCCCACATTTAGAGAGTCATGCCGACCTGTTATTACGTCCTTTGGAGAAATGGTCCTGGACTTTAAGACCCTGACCGAAGGTGCTGGTAATGAGAGtgtggcagcagagcagcagagcacaaAACGTCCATGTGAAGTGGTCTGTGTGAGGGCACGGAGGGCAGCTGAGAacactttcatttctttcactcacttttAACCGTGATTGTCTAATTGTGTATGCATCACTCTTTGCCGAGATGTCGCGCTGCACTCCCGCCGCTGTCATAAAAAATAGACTGACgtattttttacaaaactatctgtcaaaatgacggacaTCGACCGCTGGTCACACCTACGCTCAGTGTAGagtgtcacacagtcacacagacagacagacagacagacagacagacagacatttacgAAGCCTCTCTCAGTTAGATTTGGCTCCGTCAGCTACACGTTGCATCTTGACAGAATAGAATGTCGAAGAATGACCATGTCCATGCTTGTTCTCTCTCTGCTACATTCAGAAGGGGAGTGGaggacagtcagacagacagacagacggacagacggacagacagacagacagacagacagacagacagacagacagacagacatttacgAAGCCTCTCTCAGTTAGATTTGGCTCCGTCAGCTACACGTTGCATCTTGACAGAATAGAATGTCGAAGAATGACCATGTCCATGCTTGTTCTCTCTCTGCTACATTCAGAAGGGGAGTGGaggacagtcagacagacagacagacggacagacggacagacagacagacagacagacagacagacagacagacagacagacatttacgAAGCCTCTCTCAGTTAGATTTGGCTCCGTCAGCTACACGTTGCATCTTGACAGAATAGAATGTCGAAGAATGACCATGTCCATGCTTGTTCTCTCTCTGCTACATTCAGAAGGGGAGTGGAGGACAGTCAGCGTGtccgtcgtcgtcgtcatgtCATCCACAGAGAGCGCACAGATTCAAACAGCTCCAGCTCCATTTACTTCACTGCCAGCCAGGGTTTGACCAGCACCTGTGGCGAGACCAGTGAAGGAGGGTACGTCATGGGTTTGGGGGGGGGTGACCGTGTATATGGTCAATGAGCAGTGTGTATTATACAGTTCTAGACTCTGGTATCTGGTGCTTCTTTGAGGcctgctctgatgaggttccagTACTAACATGTGATgtcagccactgattggtcagagagtgtcattaTTTGAAGCACAACATCCGACACAAGAGTCAAACCGAACACTGgcgaactgtagatgagttaaaaagacttaaaaacctgaaaacatgcgttcatctccagCATCCAGCATAGAAGTTTGTCACATATTTACCAGGAgtgtgtatttagcgacagcactgctgagagCCGTCAATAGTCACTCACAGTTAATTATTATTGAATCCAATTTGCATTGTCCTTCATttagtttattgtgtgtttgtatactgCCCAACATTACAATGCTTTTTTATAAAGCCATAACATTAATATTGAGCGGAATTAATTCAGCCGATTGGTCCGGCCCTCAACAACATAGCATGTTTGTCATGTGTTCTGTCACTGAAGAGAAGAGCGGCAGCCGTGTTGATGGTGGGAATAGGCTGAGGTCCAGGGTTGATAGGCTTCTTAATAAGCTTCATTAACTAATTAGTCTGAGGCAATTCCACACAGTTAAGCAGTGTCATGTGTACTGAACACGACCTGAGTACATAACTTACTTACTGACAGTAATTCCACTGCAGATAAACCATTAGGACATCATTTGGAATCACTACATAATGATACGATGAGTTGCTTTCTTatcgtgtgagtgagtgagtgagtgaatgtgttgttgtttattttcatatgaCTCTGGAACCACTGATGAAACAAAAGTTCTCCTTAATCtctttgtgtgagtgaatattATACGATTGGCCAATGAACAGACCTGAGTCAGTGCTGATGCAGAGGTGTCACAGAggtgtatttttaaaaacctgGACAATTGAAACATCCATTATTAATTAGGAGTTTTGGTAAATGACCTGTTAACTATAATCTGTATAATCCTCTGTTCATGTCCCAGGTACTCCACAGCATATGCTGAGTCAGACTACACAGACCGTGACACAGATGGAGAGGAGGGAAACAAAGAGCCTGAGCAGGAGTCTGAGGAAGAAGACGGGAGCTGTGCTACAGTCCTTACCCTACGCCAGGAAGACTctcaggaagaagaggaggaggaggaggaagatggcgAGCTGGAGGAGGACGTTGTTGATGAGGGGAGGCTGCAGCTGAGGACTGAAGTTCCCAGTGTGGAGCTGGCTCTCCTCCTGGCTCAGAGTGATATCCTCCACACAGGAGATGCCACTTTAAAGGCTGAGGGCTGTCGACTGCTGCTGGACAACAGAACagaggtgagtgagtgactggaccctgactcacactcacatgacCAATAAAACCATacacaatatcacaatatcacaatatccACACATTCAGCctgactcacactcacacgaCCAATAAAACCATACAGAGGAGCGACTGGCACGCAAACGGTTACAACCGCACACAGCGGTGAGTTTATTGAGCTTTGCTGCTATATACTCTGTGTTGTTAAGCACATTGTAAGCCGGGAGAGCAAACTGTGAATTGGTTAGCCGGGACAGCACAATGTCATTAATGCTAAAGCAGATGTATTGGACGCGCAGGCAAGTAGGCTGATGTGATTATTGACGGCATCCCAGAGAATGACAATGAAAAATGGTTTGAATCAGAAGAGAAAGTGACAGCGCTCCTCAAGGATAAATTACATCTGGAGCCTAACATCATGGGTATAGAGAAGGTGCAACACATCGGCAAAGTGAATAAAAGTCCAGAGGGGAAACCTCGCTCTCGGCCACCTCTGGTGAAGTGTGTGCGTTACATTTGATCTTGATGAAAAGTGTTGATTCTGTGCTGCAGTATGGAGACAGCAGGGAGTTTCTATGGCGACTGGCTCGGGCCTACACTGATGTGTACAAGTCCactaaagacaaacaacagaagaagactTATGCACaacaaggtaacacacacacacacacacacacacacacaccgatgaAGTGACATTTACTAAAACAAAGTAAAGCTGTGGTAAATGTATAAAAAGACATGCTAAACCACTGTAATTGTAGAGTATTGTATGGTTGGTGCTGCAGGTCGTGAGGAGGCGGAGCTAGCCCTGATGAAGAACGGCCTGAACGCAGAGTGTCATAAATGGTACGATGATAATGAACGATGAAGAGTAACTTGACTGTGACCTGCTGATGTTGCAGTGGTTGTGTTTCTGTCCTCAGGTTTGCTGTAGTGACGGCACTGAACTACCACCATGAAAGCATCCATGGCAAACTGAAGACCTGCCACATCCTGAAGGTAACAGTCACTGATGAAGACGAGCTCTGAGTCACAGTCACTGACGAAGACGAGCTCTGAGTCACTGTCACTGACGAAGACGAGCTCTGAGTCACTGTCACTGACGAAGACGAGTTCTgagatgttttaatgtgtttaaaacatcTGTACATACACAAGTTCCCGTGACTCTGAACTAAACTTCTCTGCCTGGGATTCAtgttaaccacacacacacacactgccagtcACAGCTTGAATGGACTGTTTACATTGTAGATTCTCACTGAAGGCATCAAAACTATGAATGAACACATATGGAATTATGtagtaaagaaaaacatgttttatagtTTAGATTCCCTTTATTGACAGCACTGTAAACCCTTGGCCTTCTCTCAGTGAGCTTCACGAGGTCAGGGTTCATTAGTGAAGGGACCGTGTCAGTTATGTTGTCACAAGTCAGGTTGGTACACAGCTGACGGCCATATTTGACTGTTAGAATTCCTATTATGTCAAGAACCAATCAGCTAAGTGAAGACAAACCACAGTCCATCATTACTTTGAGAGGTGAAGGTCAGTCAGGAAACTGTCTGATGGATGCAGAGTATTGTGGGCTCACGTGTGTGATGTCTCCACAGGAGCATGTGGACCGTGCCATTGCCCTCAGAGACGATGACCCCGTGTGTTTCTACCTGCTGGGTAAATGGTGTTATGAGGTGAGAGGTCATCGTCctaatatctgtgtgtgtgtgtgtgtgtgtgtgtgtgtgcgtgcgcgtgcgtgtattactaatgttgtggggacctaaaactgtttacacagtcacattatggggacttgtcttcttgtggggacaaaaatcaagtccccacaatgtaaataaatacattttaaggtgaagatatgttttaaagttttaaagttagggttagggttaggattaagattaggccagtagtaattgtggttaaggttagagtaagtctccaggaaacgaatttaagtcaatgcaatgtcccctcaagtcatgaatgtccaacgtgtgtgtgtaggtagcCTCTCTGGACTGGTTGGAGACAAAGACAGCTGCTGCCCTCTACCAGAGCCCGCCCTCCTCCTCACTGCATGATGCACTTGAGAACTTCCTCAAGGTACAtcattgtctttgtgtgttaatGCTACAGAACTCTCCGTCACTGGTAACACTGATGCGTTCACACTGGGGGAGGAGCCAAGAGAAGGAGACAAAgttgatattatattatattaatataatgatcataaaatattcaaataaacctgcagactcatgatcatattattaggaacaataacaatgtgtttAAAAGAGTTTTATAATCAACCTGTTTTTCTTcaactctaattcatgtgttcatcacatttatcagatCTTCACGTACTCTAGTGTTTTATTTAGTCAAACTGTTCTACTTCTGTTCCAGGCTGAGGAACTGAGTCCAGGCTTCTCCAAGATGGTGAGACTTTACATCGCAAAGGTAAGcacaacaacgacgacaacgacaacaataatgacaacaacaacaataacaagaatgataataacaataatgacaacaacaacaatactaacaacaacaatgacgaagacaacaatacaaacaatgacgacaacaacaataacaacaatactaACAACGACAATAACAAGAACAAtactaacaacaataacaacaatgacaatACTAACGACAATAACAAAAATACTAACACCGATAACACCAACAATAATGacgacaacaataacaacaacgaTAACAACAGAGTGGAGTGCTGTGAAGAAAAAGTTGTTGAATCAGAAATATTTATttgcaattattatttttttaattgtacaaacaaaacatccattTCTGAAGTTTTCTTTAGTAACATGGTGTTTGATGTttgtaaccatggcgacaggTATGTTGTGATTGTGAGGAGAAAACTTCTCATCGTGTTTGTTTCAGTGTCACAAAGAGCTGGGAAACATGTCTGAGGCCATCAACTGGAGGGAGCTGACTGTGAAGATGAACAACGTGGATgatgtgagaacacacacacacacacacacacacgccattcAAACTGACCCATAACTGTCCATAAGTTTGACAAATAGATGAATAATATACTGTAGCTTCTTCTGTAATATTTGGACTAGTATCTGCCTCACTAAAGCCACGTTTCTATCCTGGTACAGAActgtaaagccctgggtcaggcttgacTGACAACAGTACCATTAGGTGGTAcctgctgaacttgtttctATACATGTGACACCTGctgcacgtctgtctgtctgttctgacAGAGGGAGCCCTCCCCTGTGGCTCTCCTGAGGTTTCTCTCATTTTCCCTGTAGAAGGGTTTTTGTGGTTTTTCCTCATTCGATGTGAGGGTCCGAGGACAAAGGGTCCAAGGACAGAGGGTCCGAGGACAAAGGGTCcaaggacagagggtgtcacttgctgtacacCATCTCTGAAAGCCCTTCAAGGCAAATTGTGATCTTGTGCATTATAAAGTGATTGGTAGTGAGGAAACTCATGGATATGATGCATTCACTAGCCCCTTAACTTAAGCATCACAACTACATGCTTAACCCTAATCTTTACATGAACCCTCAGACTGTgaggtcctcacaaagccacacatacaagaacaaaGTGTCTGTTTCTGACATGTGGACACTGCAGTCGTAATGTTCCAGTTTCACTAACACAgtatttactgtttgtctttgtttccaaGGACGAAGAAACATCTCAACTGGAGACTGAACTTCACATGTTAGCTGTGAAATGAACCTTCATTGTATCTTTGTGAAATAGAGTTTATTGATGTCTATTTATTTACTAGAGTGTGTATATGGATTtgatattaatgtttttatttattcctcgGACACTGAACAACTTTCCCTCTCATGTTTTGTGTGATATCCTGGACcaataaaagcattttattgTACGCTGGCTTGACTGTAGATAACGAGGGATTTTTGTAATCACTACAACAAAAGTAATTCACTGTGTTTTGAGCACTTTAATCTAAACCGGGTCCATTTCTCTTGTCATGTGCATAGTGTCTTCTGTTCGGTCTCCTATCATCACCTCACATTGTATTTTTGATTCTGTGAATTTAATTGGCTGTGAGATAAAAGTGgagtttaaataaacaaatgatcttaaaatgtgtttgtgtggaagcAGCTCAGTTCTAAcgtcaataataaaataaatttaatttgGACATCAAAGGTTCCAGTAAAGAAACGAGAAGAAATGACAGTGAAAATATGTTGATTGTAAAATGAAGTTGGAACTGCCTTTTCAACACAGActaaattaaagaaaagaaacatttacaaTTCTTTGTAACCTCATTATGACAATGTCTCACAATGGTGGCACAACACTAAAAGAAGCATGAAATAATGTTTGTGTTCAGTTGAACTCCGTGTTCCAGCTGGTTAGGGTTCACTGATCTGCACGTGTGCAGCACCGGCCTCAGCCTTCAGTCACTCTGAGGTTTCATGTGTGATCAAGTGCTGCTCCGTCCTTGGCGTCGCCCACTCAGTCCTTGGCGTCGCCCACTCAGTCCTTGGCGTCGCCCACTCCGTCAGCATTGATGGCAAACATGGCTTCAGCCTCGGGCAGACAGGGCGAGTCGTAGATTTTACAGATCCTCGTCTCTCCTCGGCCTTTCCTCAGGTACAGACTGCAACAATTACAACAACTGagctttcttctctttttcagtTCAAATTGTTTATTAGGATGTTTCCACATGAACAGATTGGAAACCTGACGTAAGCAAACTATGAttcatacatataaataaaaatgtctcattAGAAACCAAAGTCATTTCAATAAgtaatgtttatatttgttcACCTCTGAACCTCAAACGTGCCGTGATCAGAACGGTACAGTTGAgagaaaatgtgataaataaatggCACTAGATTCTTCTTACTGTGTACAGACGGTGTTTATTTGCAGGCATTCTGTTTTAATTCCACGACAGGAGAAGCGTCATGTGACCTAAAGCCTGTATATACATCAGTATCACTTCATGTTGGACCCCCCCTCCCATATATGTCCATATCGTGATgcaagtgtctgtctgtcactgtcacacttACCGTGTGGTGGAGGCGTGGGCCATAATGTTGCCTCCTATTGGTTTCTTTGGATCAGCCGAGAACATGGCTGCCCCATCCACCTGTGCAACCACCTGATTGCTTATCACCACGGCAACACCAAACTGTAGagacagagcagacagagaTTCAGAGAGTCATCTCACCATTCGTCTGCATTTGTTTCACAGGCCTTATTCACCACATGACGTGATTCGGTCATATCGACATACAGAACATAgtgtggaattagatttgtgtaaaacacaagaagcaaaaaaaaacgttcaaaaatattgtgttttattgtttgaagaTGGGGattcacattttcaaacaagGGTGCAGTCCTGGTCCAGACTGATGCAGTCCTGCTCCAGACCGAGTCCATATGTTCTACAGTAAGAGTCAGAGGTTAGCTAACTCTTATTCTACTCTTATCTCTTCCCTTGCACTACTAgagctgtcctttaatctcgttgtacactgtataatgacaataaaggtgattctgattctaacCCAGCGTGGAAGCTAACACACAAAGTTCACAACCACACACCAcagtgagctgtgtgtgtgtgtgtgtgtgtgtgtgtgtgtgtgtgcgtgtgtgtgtgcagtgcagccaTGTAGAGGAGGTTGTATAGTAATGGAAATGACTGCCTGATAACACACTGACTATAAGTGCTACATGTGTAAAGTAGCATGTTGGTAagagtgcacacacaaactttaCAAACAGTTACACACTCCAGCTTTAAGTGTAAGACAGAAGACAAATCATGTATAATAACGAAGACAGTCGTCTACCTCGTCTGCCAGTCTGAGCAGCATACGCAGGAAACGGCCCAGGTGTCCCTGCCTCGCTGACAGCTCTCCTCTCCCTGAGTAATCTGTTCTGTACAGAGCTGTGGCACTGTCCACGATCAGCAGAGCATAcctgacagagagtgagacagcgagagagacagtgagacagagtgtCACTGGGGTGAATgtgaggatttcaaacactgaagtatcATTATTGTGATATCCTGATGATAGTGAGTATGAAGTATGGTTATCGTGATACTGTGACGATAGTGAGTATGAAGTATTGTTATCGTGGTATCCTGACGATAATGAGTATGAAGTATCGTATTGTGACGATAATGATTATGAAGTATCGTTATCGTGATATCCTGACGATGGTGAGTATGAAGTATCGTTATCGTGGTATTGTGACGATGATGAGTATGAAGTATAGTTATTGTGATATTGTGACGATGATGAGTATGAAGTATCGTTATCGTGGTATCGTGACGATGAGTATGAAGTATAGTTATTGTGATATTGTGACGATGAGTATGAAGTATAGTTATTGTGATATTGTGACGATAATGAGTATGAAGTATCGTTATCATGATATCGTGACGATAATGAGTATGAAGTATCGTTATCGTGATATCCTGACAATAATGAGTATGAAGTATCGTTATCGTGATATCCTGGCGATAAGGAGTATGAAATATAGTTATCGTGATATCATGCCGATAACGAGTATGAAGTATCGTTATCGTGATATCATGATGATAATGATTATAGTGTTGATTTGACAAAGTGAAGCTCTCCTTGtgttcctgctggcagccatgttttaacagggtggttctcagcagcagggggtgcTCACAGTGAATGAACCCTGAACACACAGTGACTGACCTGGACTCAGCCATCATGGCAGACTCTTGATACAGAAGTCGGTAATGAGTATGAAGTATCGTTATTGTGACGATAATGATTATGAAGTATCGTTATCGTGATATCCTGACGATGATGAGTATGAAGTATCGTTATCGTTATATCATGGCGATGAGTATGAAGTATCGTTATCGTGATATCCTGCCGATAATGAGTATGAAGTATCGTTATCGTGATATCATGACGATAACGATTATGAAGTATCGTTATATCACGATAACGATTATgaagtagggctgaacgatatatcgttatcgtatcgctatctagatatgaacattcaagatattaatattgaaaaagcaacgatataaacaatatagattttcccCCGCGCTCGCCCTGCATGTACAGCTCTGGCGGTCACagtaaacttcatttttacgattgcacttgaatgcaccactacggccagccaaccacaaaccatatttcatgcttgctgtggatcgacagctgaagccaaccaatgacaaacaaaggagggcgggagggagacggacactgagacgcgcacacacacacacgacatacacagcgggaaagaaagtgacatgagtgcggaagataatgcggccggtggcaattttgtgccaaaacataaatcattctCCATTATTTGAaggtattttggatttaaaaaggatgatgtcaaccagagcgaggtgttgtgcaggtcgtgctTGGCGAAAATTACGACGAAGcaaggtagcacaacaaacatgtttcaccacctgaaacaacaccatcgcgtgctgcacgaagagtgtaatacaatgagagaaacaccggggacttctcagtcatcccaaaagaagcccaagcaaagtgtgtttactgatgcgttCAGTAGCGTTACACCGTATGAGTCGACGTCCACCGGACATAAAGGCGTTACAGACGCTATAACATACCACattgcaaaagacatggtacccgtgtacacagtctcacagtgagttctcatcaataaaactacactttccatctggaaagtttccacagtcttttgtatcatgatgtttttatttttctgaaaaatgcttggttttcaccgaacccgtagtcatatcgtatcatatcgatatcgagatatctggcatgaatatcgagatatgaaattttgtccatatcgttcagccctattATGAAGTATCGTTATCGTGATATcctgatgataatgatgatagtGTTGATTTGACTAAGTGAAGCTCTCCTTGtgttcctgctggcagccatgttttaacagggtggttctcagcagcagggggtgcTCACAGTGAATGAACCCTGAACACACAGTGACTGACCTGGACTCAGCCATCATGGCAGACTCTTGATACAGAAGACGGTAATGAGTATGAAGTATCGTTATTGTGACGATAATGATTATGAAGTATCGTTATCGTGATATCCTGACGATGATGAGTATGAAGTATCGTTATCGTGATATCATGGCGATGAGTATGAAGTATCGTTATCGTGATATCATGGCGATGAGTATGAAGTATCGTTATCGTGATATCCTGGCGATAATGAGTGTGAAGTATCGTTATCGTGATATCATGACGATAACGATTATGAAGTATCGTTATAGCACGATAACGATTATGAAGTATCGTTATCGTGATATCATGGCGATGAGTATGAAGTATCGTTATCGTGATATCATGGCGATGAGTATGAAGTATCGTTATCGTGATATCCTGGCGATAATGAGTGTGAAGTATCGTTATCGTGATATCATGACGATAACGATTATGAAGTATCGTTATAGCACGATAACGATTATGAAGTATCGTTATCGTGATATCCTGATGATAATGATTATAGTGTTGATTTGACTAAGTGAAGCTCTTCTTGtgttcctgctggcagccatgttttaacagggtggttctcagcagcagggggtgcTCACAGTGAATGGACCCTGAACACACAGTGACTGACCTGGACTCAGCCATCATGGCAGACGCTTGATACAGAAGCTGGGTCTGATGGTCTGTGTTAAAGGCTCGGGCATAAGCCACGTTGTCCAGAACGTCACTGCCTACAAGCCCGTacctgaggacagagagaaacacacaaccTGTCACTgcatccagtgtgtgtgagtgagagtgagtgagtgagtgagtgagagagagaagagctgCCGACTCACCTCTCTGCTACAGCAAGAAGCCTCTCTGGCCTAAAGGTTCCCTCTGTGTCAATGTACATGGCTTTACCCTCTCCACCTCCCTGATCAATGGGCAGCTGTGGATAGAGAGAAGAGTTTCAGGAGTGTAATCCAGCTCAGACTAGTCTGACTAAGAGCTGCAGAGTCTGAGTAACAGTGAAGGAAAGAATGATTTTGTAACTTTgtccactgacaaacaaatgaacCGTCTATAGTTTTAATGGCAGGtttatttaaacagtgaaagaaaatcacattaaaaaagaTACTAAGTATTCTGACTCCCATAGACAAGTCCTCATCTCAACTCATCACCTGTCCAACATCAAGCTCTTGGAATCAATTTAACTGGCTGTGTTTGGAGGAAGAGGAATTCAGACTATgaagctgctactgctgctgatgatgatgatgatgatgaagctttGAGTTACCAAGCGACAGCATGGAAACCTTAAGGATTTCCAGGCTGTCATTGCTGTTCCAATTGAAgaatcatacttgtgtactctgtACTTGGCGAGTATGTACTCCAGGCGTACTTAAGAAGTACGCCTGGAGTACATACtcgcatacttgagtattgagaatgGGCCattatttcctcctccacatatttgactccgcctccataggttGCACTGTATCCCCCTAAGCTTGcgtgaatcagtttcctgttgaccttgaCAGTGAAGGTGCTGTGGTTGtgtcaagtatgcaagtatgtacttgtGTTGGATATTGAGAAAGGGCCCTTGTTTTTGTACCTGCTGCTCATGTTCAtgcgtgtttgttgttttcctgcaaCAGTTGTGCAGTTTATATGTCGTCTCCTTcatggtgcatgtgcagaacaccaagtctgactaagcgtacaCATTCAGGAGGAATCAAACCCTGAaccacattatccaggtatgttagtccgacacACTGCTCTCCCTCACTCCTACTTGTAAACACAATCATGATTtcttgtatttaaaaataaaaaaacctctGCATACATTCCCCCTCTCACAGGACACCAGTGAGACTCTCTCTGTACCTGACAGGTGACAGCCAGCGTGTGGCACAGCTGAGTCTTCCCCGTCCGAAACTCTCCAAACATCTCTGTGATGGAGCCGGTCTCAATCCcacctgcgcacacacacacacacgtgtcactcTCAGGGACCAGGAGCATTAGCATACACTAGTACAGTACATAttcaatggtgtgtgtgtgtgtttctattgtcACTGTTACTATTGCTAATCAGTTATttgctttctgtcttttttatgtatttatttcatttaattccatttattttgctgttgtgtTGAGGTTATCTGTCCTATTCATTATTATGGTCCACAATAAACATTTCTCAGGCTGCACTATTTCTACTATATATATCCAACTGCGATCATTTTGACTGACGTTGCGATATGAGAGAGAATGggaattattattcttattttcattgatcaacattttaaaataattactgtgtgatatttgtgcaggtgtgttttctTTAGAGCAGACCTGGGCATCTTACGTCCCTGTCCAGCCCGtggtatgtcagtcataaacacagatgaacaagtatTTAACAGGGTCTATGCAGGAATCTTGAAGTTAATTTCAATACCTTTCAAAGACTTTTTCAAGACCTTCTCAAAGTATTTTAAGACCTTATCGCCATTTCAAGCTGTAatcagcaacacaacacaaacagtttTAGTTTGCAATTAAATCTATAGAGCACAAGCACCGTGCATATGTGACTTAACAGCGTTGATATCCATGGAGTCTACGCTTGCCTTCTTTCTGCAATATAAACAAAAGGCCGCCGGCTGTTCTCAG from Solea solea chromosome 17, fSolSol10.1, whole genome shotgun sequence carries:
- the rmdn3 gene encoding regulator of microtubule dynamics protein 3 isoform X2, whose amino-acid sequence is MELEEQNKKRCHGVELEVRTCHRLMEQADGAALLQQTLDDQEAEAEAEAQQQAVAAVEAAVQGLSPEQQLELRNQLDQVLSCVASLRSEVAELRGGLQDIALQIIQDVKRGVEDSQRVRRRRHVIHRERTDSNSSSSIYFTASQGLTSTCGETSEGGYSTAYAESDYTDRDTDGEEGNKEPEQESEEEDGSCATVLTLRQEDSQEEEEEEEEDGELEEDVVDEGRLQLRTEVPSVELALLLAQSDILHTGDATLKAEGCRLLLDNRTEYGDSREFLWRLARAYTDVYKSTKDKQQKKTYAQQGREEAELALMKNGLNAECHKWFAVVTALNYHHESIHGKLKTCHILKEHVDRAIALRDDDPVCFYLLGKWCYEVASLDWLETKTAAALYQSPPSSSLHDALENFLKAEELSPGFSKMVRLYIAKCHKELGNMSEAINWRELTVKMNNVDDDEETSQLETELHMLAVK
- the rad51 gene encoding DNA repair protein RAD51 homolog 1; this encodes MAMRSEARVEAEAEVEEEEHFGPQPLCRLEQCGISASDIKKLEDAGFHTIEAVAYAPKKELLNIKGISEAKADKILTEAAKLVPMGFTTATEFHQRRAEIIQISTGSKELDKLLQGGIETGSITEMFGEFRTGKTQLCHTLAVTCQLPIDQGGGEGKAMYIDTEGTFRPERLLAVAERYGLVGSDVLDNVAYARAFNTDHQTQLLYQASAMMAESRYALLIVDSATALYRTDYSGRGELSARQGHLGRFLRMLLRLADEFGVAVVISNQVVAQVDGAAMFSADPKKPIGGNIMAHASTTRLYLRKGRGETRICKIYDSPCLPEAEAMFAINADGVGDAKD
- the rmdn3 gene encoding regulator of microtubule dynamics protein 3 isoform X3, coding for MNTPLGRSGFIGIAVAATAGLGLIALIIYRKRCHGVELEVRTCHRLMEQADGAALLQQTLDDQEAEAEAEAQQQAVAAVEAAVQGLSPEQQLELRNQLDQVLSCVASLRSEVAELRGGLQDIALQIIQDVKYSTAYAESDYTDRDTDGEEGNKEPEQESEEEDGSCATVLTLRQEDSQEEEEEEEEDGELEEDVVDEGRLQLRTEVPSVELALLLAQSDILHTGDATLKAEGCRLLLDNRTEYGDSREFLWRLARAYTDVYKSTKDKQQKKTYAQQGREEAELALMKNGLNAECHKWFAVVTALNYHHESIHGKLKTCHILKEHVDRAIALRDDDPVCFYLLGKWCYEVASLDWLETKTAAALYQSPPSSSLHDALENFLKAEELSPGFSKMVRLYIAKCHKELGNMSEAINWRELTVKMNNVDDDEETSQLETELHMLAVK
- the rmdn3 gene encoding regulator of microtubule dynamics protein 3 isoform X1, producing MNTPLGRSGFIGIAVAATAGLGLIALIIYRKRCHGVELEVRTCHRLMEQADGAALLQQTLDDQEAEAEAEAQQQAVAAVEAAVQGLSPEQQLELRNQLDQVLSCVASLRSEVAELRGGLQDIALQIIQDVKRGVEDSQRVRRRRHVIHRERTDSNSSSSIYFTASQGLTSTCGETSEGGYSTAYAESDYTDRDTDGEEGNKEPEQESEEEDGSCATVLTLRQEDSQEEEEEEEEDGELEEDVVDEGRLQLRTEVPSVELALLLAQSDILHTGDATLKAEGCRLLLDNRTEYGDSREFLWRLARAYTDVYKSTKDKQQKKTYAQQGREEAELALMKNGLNAECHKWFAVVTALNYHHESIHGKLKTCHILKEHVDRAIALRDDDPVCFYLLGKWCYEVASLDWLETKTAAALYQSPPSSSLHDALENFLKAEELSPGFSKMVRLYIAKCHKELGNMSEAINWRELTVKMNNVDDDEETSQLETELHMLAVK